In the Bacillus sp. FJAT-42376 genome, ACATCCCGTCAGATAAGGCTTTTGGCAGGGGATTTGCCCTGAACAATCCACGATGTTCGCCTGAAAAGAATGAGCGGGGCTCTTTGCAGAATCCTGAACAGTCATATACCCTTAATCGTTTTGGCCTCTCTAATCGAAAGCTCTGTTAAACTTGGCTGCTGTTTGCAGTTAGCAGGCACTTTTCTTTCCTTTGGCAGACGGTGGTCATCCTTGCCGCTATGCTCCCGCAGGAGTCACCGTGACTTCCACTCCGATCAGCAGGTGCTTTAACAGAGACAATAGAAAAAAACTGCCGGGCTTAACCCGGCAGCCATAAAGCAGTCTTCATACCTTATAATCCGCATTTCAGCTGTGCGCCGCAGCTTGTACATGTGTTGCATCCGCCCAGGTCTTCAACCGTACCCTCGCGGCATACAGGACAGGTATTTCCTACCTCATTCCCGATTGTCACATCTGTGGAGCGCAAAGCATTGATTGTATCCACAAGAACTACCTTGCCCTTCTCTTTCGGGGTTTCTTCACTGACATCATCGAACGTATTCTCTTCAGCTTTTAATGTCAGAACTTGTGAATCCCGGCTTCCATCGACATAAACCGTACCGCCTTTTGCTCCGCCTTTGTAAAGACGCTCATACACAGCCTCAACCTGCTCAACAGAATAGCCCTTAGGTGCATTAACCGTTTTACTGATTGAGCTGTCAATCCAGCGCTGAATTACACACTGTGCATCCGCGTGGGCTTCAGGGGACAGTTCCATCGCTGAAATGAACCAGTGAGGAAGATTATTGGAATCCGCAGCAGGATTACGATCCAAATACTCCTGAACAATGTCCGCTTTGACTTCAATAAACTTCCCGAGTCTTCCGCTCCTGAAATAAGAGAAGGAGAAATACGGCTCAAGGCCCGTAGACACGCCAACCATTGTTCCGGTTGAGCCTGTAGGGGCAACCGTCAGCAGGTGTGAGTTGCGAATTCCATACTTTTCGATCTCTTCGCGGAGATCTTCCGGCATTTTCTTCATATAGCCTGTTTCAGTAAACTTTCTGCGAAGCTCCATCGTTTCCGCTTCTCTGGAACCCGTGAGGAACGGGAAGCTGCCTTTTTCTTTGGCCAGCTCTACAGAAGCACGGTAAGCGGTAGTCGCGATTGTTTCAAATACTTTATCAACAAGCGCGTTGCCCTCTTCTGTTCCATACTCTGTTTCACAGTAGATCAGCAAGTCATGCAGACCCATTACACCAAGTCCGACGCGGCGCTCTCCAAGTGCCTGTTTTTTATTTTCTTCAAGAAAATATGGAGTGGCATCGATGACATTGTCCTGCATTCGGACACCGGTTTCAACCGTTTTGCGAAGCTTGTCAAAGTTAACCGTTTTCGATGTCTTGTCGGCCATTTCTGCGAGATTGACAGCGGCAAGGTTGCAGACTGAGAAAGGAGCGAGCGGCTGTTCCCCGCACGGATTCGTTGCCACAACCTTTTGTCCGTATGCTTTTGCATTTGTCATATCGTTCGCATTATCAATAAAGAAGATTCCAGGCTCCGCTGAGTATGTCGCGCAAATGTTAACGAGGTTCCAAAGCTCTTTTGCTTTGATTTTGCGATACGTGCGGACTTTAAAGCCTTTCGCTTCCCATTCACGCACATCCCCTGATTTGTGCCACTCTTCGTTGTAAACCTTCATTTCCTCTTTGCTGTAGCTCTCCACATCCGGGAACCTCAAATCATAGTCCTGATCCAATTCTACAGCTTTCATGAAATCGTTCGTCAGGCAAATGGAGATATTTGCTCCAGTCAAGAATTCAGAGTTGTGTACACTGTACTGCCCGCCTGTTTTAAGTTTCGTTTCCGCATCTTTCATTACTTTGTCAGAGAAACCGCCGTTTCCAGGTATGGCTTTATAATTCACGATTCCCTGGTACATATCTTGTTCAGCCTGAGTGAAAGGGGTGAATTTAAGTTTTTCCTGAGCCGCCCGTTTAATGGATTCATCTTTTGTATTTTCAATCAGATAGCGGAGAATACGCGGATTTTGCATTTTGGAGATGATAAATTCCACGATATCAGGATGCCAGTCGGCAAGCATAATCATTTGTGCTCCGCGTCTTGAGCCGCCCTGCTCAACCAGATGTGTAAGCTTCGCAATATCATCAAGCCAGGAGACTGACCCGGAAGACTTTCCGTTCACTCCTCGTGCAAGCGCATTGCGAGGACGAAGTGTCGAGCCATTTGTTCCGACACCGCCTCCGCGGCTCATAATTTCCATAACCTGTTTGCGGTGTTCGGAAATCCCTTCCCGTGAATCCTGCACAAAAGGCATCACATAGCAGTTAAAGTAGGTGACATCCGTACCTGCCCCGGCTCCATAAAGTACACGTCCTGCCGGAACAAAATTCATGCTCACAAGTTCCTGATAGAATTTTTCAAACCACTCCTGGCGCTTTTCCGTTGTTTCCTCTACGGAAGCAAGACCTGTAGCATTCCGTTTCGCAATCTGCTCGTAGAAAACCTCTAAAGGCTTTTCAATCACATCAAGAGATCGGACAATCACTCCGGTCTCTATTTCTTCCGGCTTGTCCAGAGAATGCCGGTACTCTTCTTCTACTAAAACAGTCGCTGTTTTGGATGACCAGTCAAGATGAAGTATGTATCCAAGTCCCCGTGCAGGAAATTTTGGATCTTCTTTGATTGTCAGGACAACGAAGTCGCCTTTTGATAAAGTCACCTTTTCTGTGTCTTTGAATGTGTACCGGTCCAGCATGACAAGGCGGGAAACCCCTTTATGTGTAATGTTCATATCTTCAGTGACCGGATGAACCTGCGGGAATAACGTTATATCCTTATTCAGCTTCTCTCTATCCAATTTCATTTTTTCTGCTAGCGAAACGGGCATCTTAACAACTCCTCTTTCTATTGTACTTAGTAAAAATAGCATAGATGCTACTAATTTATCAACATATAGTGTATTCATTATAAAGAACAATACTAGATATTGATTATACCTTGGCTTTTCCCCTATTTGTCAAATTAAAAACTAAATAAAAACCAGAGAAAAACAGCGGAAATGAAAGCTTGTTCAGACTTTTTTCTATAAAACAAACCATTTTGTGATTTGCAAAATTTCAAGGTGAATTAACTTCTGATAAATAAAGGAAATATTTGAATTTTTTTCTATAGGCAAGAAAAATATTTTTGTTCTCGTTATTATAGAACAAACGTTCCTGTTAATCATTGATCAATTCCTGGAAAAAATGAAAAAGCGGCTATTTGCCGCTTTTCGCTTGCTTATCTTTTAAAATTCCATTCATCGCTTTCATATTTGCTTTTTGCAAGGTTTTGCACATATACATATTCCTCATCCGTCAGTTCATAAGGTACAAGTTCAATATTCAGCCCAGACTCAAATCCCTGCTTAAAAGCAGCTCTCGCTTCCTGCATAGTGACCGGGGTTTCCCTTAAGTCATTAGCCGCAACCGCCTTGCTGCTGAAGTTTTTCCGCATCCGGTCTTTTACACGCTCACTCGGATAGTTGAATAAATCGAATAATTTATCTTCGTCCAAATCAAGCAGAATGGACCCGTGCTGCAAAATTACACCTTTTTGCCGTGTTTGAGCACTTCCGGCTACTTTTCTTCCTTCTACTACAAGTTCATACCAGGAAGGGGCATCAAAGCAAACAGACGATCTGGGGTTCTTCAGTCCCTGTTTTTCTTCTTCTGTCCTCGGAATCGCAAAATATGCATCAAGCCCCAGATTTCGGAACCCTTCCAATATCCCTTCAGAAATCACTCTGTATGCCTCTGTTACCGAGCCGGGCATCTCAGGGTGCTCTTCTGTCACAATTACGCTATATGTAAGTTCCTGATCATGAAGAACGCCTCTGCCGCCGGTAGGTCTTCTGACAAAGCCCAAACCATGGCGCTTTACCGCTTCAAAATTAATTTCTTTCTCCGCCTTTTGAAAATACCCAATAGAAAGGGTCGCGGGATCCCAGCCGTAAAACCTGATAACAGGGGGGATTTTCCCTTCGCTATGCCAATCAAGCAGTGCTTCATCCAACGCCATGTTAAAGGAAGGTGAGCAATTGCCCGAATCAATAAAACGCCATTTTTCTTTTTCCATACGCTTCCCTCTTTTAGCCATTTTGTCATTGCCTCAAAAGATACTTTTCCAGTCTAACAAATCCAGAAAGACTTGAAAACAATTCTGTCCTCATTTCAAGTGACATTTGGGATTGCCTCTTATATAATTAAAGGTATCGCTTAGACATGGTATTTTTACATTGACAGAAGGAGTCGAGTTTCATTGGAATGGATTATTTTGATTGTGCTTATTGCAGCCATTATCGGCTACAGCGTTTTCACCTATTTTTATCAGCGGAAAATTCTTAAAACCCTTACTGAAGAAGAGTTCCGGGCTGGCTACCGTAAAGCCCAGCTTATTGATATAAGAGAACCGAATGAATTTGAGGGAGGCCACATCTGGGGTGCCCGCAACATTCCCCTGTCACAGATGCGCCACCGGTATAAAGAAATCCGCAAGGATCAGCCTGTCTATCTGTACTGCCAGAATACAACACGAAGCGGCCGTGCAGCACAGCAGCTGAAAAAGAAAGGCTACAGCGACCTTTACATGCTTAAAGGCGGCTTCCGTTCATGGACAGGAAAAATTAAAAAGAAATAAAGAACACCGTCCGCATTCAGCCGCGGACGGTTTTTTCTGTTTTAGCGCCTTATCTTTGAGGGTATAGGACGGGAAAAGGAGGCGGGCTTAGTGGCTTTTGATTATGAAATGGATTTTGAACATACTGATTTTAGAAAAGAGCCTGAGAAATACAGAGTCGGACGGGGCGAGCAAGGTGTATTAATGGTCGAACCCTACAAAAGCGAAATCCTTCCCCACTGGCGGTTTAAAACACCCGATATCGCCAGGGAATCCTCTGAAAAAATTTACGCCCTTTATCTTGAATATAAAGAGAAGGGAGATTTCCCCGGAATGGATATGGCACGAAAGTTTCTTCAGATGGGGTATACACGTTCACGGAGGTATGCCAACTATAAAGGAGGCAGGAAGTACAGCAAGGAGGGAAAAGTGAAGGAGCGGAGTATCAATGAAGAAAAGGCCGAATCTGCTGCGATATTTGAAGAAAAATGGAAGCAGGTACGAGCAGACCAGGATTACCTGAAGCTAAAAAAAGAGCACCAGCAGAAGTATGGCTGATTTCTGCCGGAGCTCTTTCTTTAATTCGTTACAGGTTCTTTTTTCTCATATTTAAGCACTGGTTTTCTTGCCGCCAGGGTTTCATCCAGGCGTTTGATCACCGTAGTATGCGGAGCTTCCTGAACAATCTCGGGATTCTCCTCTGCTTCTCTCGCAATCTGGATCATGGCTTCAATGAAGGCGTCGAGCGTTTCTTTTGATTCCGTCTCCGTCGGCTCAATCATAATGCACTCCTCAACATTCAGAGGGAAATAGATCGTCGGCGGATGATAGCCGAAGTCAAGAAGACGTTTCGCAATATCCAATGTACGGACACCAAGTTTTTTCTGGCGTTTCCCTGAGAGGACAAATTCATGCTTGCAATGCTTATCAAACGGCAAATCATAGTGCGGTGCGAGTCTTCGCATCATGTAATTCGCATTCAGCACAGCGAATTCGGTCACAGCCTTCAGTCCGTCCGGTCCCATTGTGCGGATATACGTATAAGCGCGAACATTGATCCCAAAGTTTCCGTAAAAAGGCTTAACCCTGCCGATTGAATCCGGACGATTATAGTCAAAGTGATAGCTTTCCTTCTCTTTAACAAGCACCGGCTTAGGCAGGAATCGGATCAAATCGCTTTTTACGCCAACAGGGCCTGATCCAGGACCGCCTCCTCCGTGCGGGCCGGTAAAGGTTTTGTGAAGATTTAAATGGACTACATCAAAGCCCATGTCTCCCGGTCTTGCCTTGCTCAGCACTGCGTTCAGGTTCGCACCGTCATAATACAGCTTCCCGCCTGCTCCATGAACGATTTCAGCCATTTCCTGAATGTTTTCTTCAAAGAGACCCAGTGTATTTGGGTTCGTCAGCATTAATGCTGCCGTATCACTTCCCACCACCCGTCTTAAGTCCTCAAGATCGACGAGTCCGGTTTCATCCGATTTCACCGTGACGGTTTCAAAACCGGCTACTGTCGCTGATGCCGGATTGGTTCCATGCGCCGAGTCAGGAACAATGACTTTCGTGCGCTCCAAATCTCCATTCGCCTCATGAAAGGCACGGATCATCATCAGACCGGTCCACTCTCCATGCGCTCCAGCTGCCGGCTGAAGGGTGACTTCATCCATCCCGGTTATTTCTTTTAAGTGCTCCTGCAGATCAAATAAAAGCTCCATCGCCCCCTGAACCGTTTCTTCCTCCTGCAAAGGATGAATGTGAGCCAACCCTGCCATTCTTGCTACATTTTCATTGATTTTCGGATTGTATTTCATCGTACACGAACCAAGTGGATAGAAACCTGAATCCACTCCGTGATTCCGTTTGGAAAGAGCCGTATAATGGCGCATAATATCCAGCTCTGAAACCTCCGGCAGTTCAGGCTCTGATTCTCTCCTGTATTCCGCAGGAAGCAAATCCTCCAATTTCATTTCCGGTACATCCAATTCAGGAAGGCTGTAACCGGTTCTTCCAGGCTTCGTCAATTCAAAAATAAGTGCTTGATCCTGTTTATTCATGGCGATCCCCCAATTCGTTCACAAGCTGATCGATTTCTTCCTTCGTTCTCAGTTCCGTTACCGCAACTAGCATATGGTTATTAAGAGCAGGATTGGTTAATCCAAGGTCATAGCCGCCGATAATGCCTGACTGAATAAGCTTTGCATTCGCTTCTTTAACAGGCTTTTTTAACTTAACAGCAAATTCATTAAAAATGGGTCCTTCAAAGGCAATTTCCAGGCCTGCTTCTTTAAAGCGGTTTTTGGCGTAGTTTGCTTTTTGAAGATTTTGAAGCGCCATTTCCTTTACTCCTTTTTTCCCTAAAGCGGTCATGGCAACAGAAGCCGCCAGCGCATTCAGTGCCTGATTGGAGCAAATGTTCGATGTTGCTTTATCACGGCGGATATGCTGTTCCCGCGCCTGTAGCGTCAATACGAACCCGCGCTGCCCATCCTCATCCACCGTTTGGCCGACCAGTCTGCCGGGAACTTTTCTCATCAATTTATTCGTAACGGCGAAATATCCGCAGTGGGGACCGCCGAATGCCGTCGGTATTCCAAACACCTGGGCATCTCCCACTACAATATCAGCACCGAGGGCACCCGGGGGAGTCAGAATTCCAAGCGCCAGAGGATTGGATGATACGATCATCATGCTTTTTCCCTGATGGGCAATCGGCTCAATATCTTTTAATGGTTCAACTTGACCGTAGAAGTTCGGATATTGGACGATAACGGCTGCCACATCATCTCCCATTTCCTTTTCAAGCGCAGCAAGATCGGTTGTTCCTTTTGAAGCAGGTACTTCTATGACTTCAATATACTGCCCCTTTGCATAGGTGCGCAAAACGTCTTTTGATTCAGGATTTACGGCTTCAGAAACGAGAATCTTCTTCTTTTTCGTCTGCCCTGCTGCAAGCATCGCTGCCTCAGCAAGAGCCGTGCCGCCATCATACATGGAAGAATTGGCTACATCCATACCTGTCAATTCACAAATCATCGTCTGAAACTCAAAGATTGCCTGCAGCTCTCCTTGGGAAATTTCCGGCTGATACGGGGTATAGGCTGTATAAAATTCCGAACGGGAGATGACATGGTCAACGATGACCGGCATGTAATGATCATATACACCGGCTCCCAGGAACGAAACATTTTGCCTCAAATCCTTATTTTTCGCTGCAAGACTGCTTAGTTCTTTTAAAAGCTCCGTCTCAGATTTCGCAGGCTTAATCTTATACTCTCTGTTAAATCGAACCTGACCGGGAATATCCTCGAATAAATCATCTATTGTTTCTACGCCAATTGCATTCAGCATTTCTTTTTGATCTTGTTCTGTCATCGGCAAATAACGGTGCTTCATCACTGTATCCCCTCTCCTTTATCCTCTTGGACGTTTATAAAACGGCGTTGAAACAACCTTTGCTTTCAGCTGTTTGCCGCGGATTTCCACATATACTTCCGTTCCGGGTTCGCAGCATTCTGCCAGAAGGAGCGCCAGGCCGATGTTTTTCTTTAATGTAGGAGATTGGGTGCCTGTCGTGACCATCCCAATCTGCGCTCCATTTTTGTATACCGGATATCCGTGTCTAGGAATCCCTTTATCCACCATCTCAATACCTGTCAATTTCCGTGGTGCGCCATTTTCCTTCTGTTCTTTTAGAACTTCTTTTCCAATGAACTCTGCTTCTTTATTCGGTTTAACGGCAAATCCAATCCCTGCTTCGATAGGTGTAATCGTTTGAGAAAGCTCCTGTCCGTATAGCGGCAAGTTGGATTCAAAGCGCAGCGTATCCCTTGCCCCTAATCCGCACGGCAGGGCCCCCAGATCTTCTCCTGCTTCAAGAATGGAGGACCAAAGCACTTCAGCATCCGCTGCACGGCAGTACAGCTCAAATCCATCTTCACCTGTATAGCCTGTTCTGGACACCAATACGCTGACTCCGGCAATTGTCACTTGATCTTTAAATTTAAAAAATCGGATATCCTGCAAGTTTTCCTCTGTTAAAGATTGCAGGATCTCTTCAGCAAGCGGGCCTTGAAAAGCAAGAAGCGCTGTTTCATCCGATACGTCTGTAATCACAACTTCTCCATCTGCATGTTTTCTCATCCACTCTAAATCCTTCTCAATGTTGGATGCATTGATGACAGCCAAATAATCGTCATCCGCTTTTTTATAAACGAGCAAATCGTCGACTGTACCGCCATCCTCATAGCACATCGCTGTATACTGAGCCCCTCCGGCTTTTAAAAGGGATACATCATTGGTCATCAATCGTTGAAGAAAAGGCAGGCTGCCTTTTCCTTTTATTGATACTTCCCCCATATGGGAGACATCAAATAATCCGGCTTTCGATCTTACAGCGTGATGCTCTTCTTTAATAGAAGAAAACTGAACCGGAAGCTCCCAGCCCCCGAAGTCAATCGTCTTTCCTCCACTTTGCTTATATACCTCAAACAAGGGTGTTCTTTTTAACTGTGACAAAGCTTTCCCTCCCCGGAATATCGTGCTTAAGATGCAAAAAAGGACAGACTCCTCCTGATCAGATCAGAAGGCTCTGTCCTTGGCACCTGAAAGTTTACCCTGTTCGGCAGGGCTTTCCCCTTTGGCGGTTTACGATTTGTAAACTCTCTCCAGAGCTGCGTCAAATAAGAGTCTTTTTGCCTGAGAGATTCACATATGTTTGCTCCTTCGGCGCCGCATGCGGAATTTGCCCGCTGCGATCTCTCCCCTTATTGTCATCCGCACATATTATTCCAAATCATGGTTACACTAATATCAGCCTATCTTTGCCTATCCCGATGAACGGACATGGACATGGGAACAGACAGAGGAATAACAGAAAATGAAGCATTTTGTAAACTTTCTAACTACTTAACATCCTACCACCATATCAGAAGCAGAGCAATCCTATTTTTTCTGAATGTTTTGCGGGTATCTTATCAAATCATTCGTTTTTTAACGATATACCTTCTTAATATACACATAAAACTATGCTTTTTTCCCAAAAAGTGAACAATACAGAGAGTTGGTGAGAAATAGATGAAAAGGTTTACAAGTTTCAATGTACCCATCCACTATGACAATAAATGGGAAGATGAAATGATGGACCGGATGGAAACGGACGGTCCGTGGGCTAACTGGGAGCTTTTTAAGCTGTCCTCTGAAATTCAGCTGCATACCGCCGTTCCAGAATTTGAAGGATTGCAGGCCCCCAAACACCTGCCTGATTTTCAGCCCCTTCCGCATCAGCTTGAGGTGGCAAAAACGGTTGTAGAAAAAATGAATGGCAAAGCCATTCTTGCAGACGAAGTCGGGCTTGGGAAAACGATCGAAGCGGGACTTATCCTCAAAGAATATATGATCCGCGGCCTTGTGAAAAAGGCTTTAATCCTTGTTCCCGCCTCTTTAGTTTCCCAGTGGGCCCGGGAGCTGAATCAGAAGTTTTACATCCCTGCTGTTGAGCAAAAGAAAAGTTATGTATGGGAACAATGTGATGTCGTTGTGTCATCCATTGATACGGCTAAACGAAATCCGCACCGGGATATCGTTTTGAATCAGCTTTATGATCTCGTTATTATTGATGAAGCTCATAAACTGAAAAACAGCAAAACGAAAAACTACGAGTTTGTGCTGAATTTAAAAAAGAAATATTGTCTCCTGCTTACCGCAACTCCGATCCAAAATCGAATTGAAGAAATTTTTAATCTTGTTTCTCTTTTAAAACCTGGTCATCTTGGCAACGAAGCCTACTTTACTGAAGTGTTTTCAGCCAAAAATCGCTCCGTCGAATACCATGAGCACCTAAGGGAACTGATCAATAAAGTCATGCTTCGAAACCGGCGCGGCGATACAGGCATTGATTGGCCGAAACGAATTGTTGAAACGGTTCCCATTGAATTTTCTGAAACAGAACAACATCTATACGATCAAATAACTGCAGTAAAGACCTCTCTTCCCGGAGGAGTGAACACTTTCTCCATCATGACCCTCCAGAGAGAGGCATGCAGCAGCCGGGAATCCGTCTACATGACGCTGAAAAAAATGCTGGACCGTCCAGAGGAAGACGGTTCTCCTATACCGGTTCCTGTTATTCACCAGCTTTTGAAAGCAGTAGATGAAGTAACCCAAAACAGCAAGGCTGAAAAAGTGCTGGAGATTATCCAGAAAATCAATGATAAAGTCATTATCTTCACTGAGTATCGGGCCACCCAAATGTACCTGCAATGGTATTTAAAGCAGCACGGAATTTCTTCAGTGCCTTTTCGTGGCGGATTCAAGCGCGGAAAAAAGGATTGGATGAAGGATTTGTTTAAAGGAAACATTCAAGTTCTGATTGCCACAGAGGCCGGGGGGGAAGGAATTAACCTTCAATTCTGCAATCAGATCATTAATTACGATCTGCCATGGAATCCAATGAGGCTCGAACAGCGTATTGGACGGATTCATCGCCTTGGCCAGGAACGGGATGTTCATATTTATAATCTGTCAACAAGAAATACCGTTGAAGAACATATTCTTAAGCTTTTGTATGAGAAAATCAATCTCTTTGAAAAAGTCATCGGACAGCTCGATGAGATTTTGACACGTTTGGAAATTACAAATTTCGAAGAGCACCTTCAGGACATCCTGTTCCATTCCTCAACAGAAGGCGAAATGAAAATCAAAATGGAAAACCTTACTTCCATCCTCGATTTCGGGCAGCAGGAAACGGAAGAAAAAAAAGTGTCAGGTGACATCCTTTAAGGAGGAAAATGATGAACCAGCAGGAAATTCATACACTGCTTGAACGCTTCTTTCGGGCGAACCAGTGCGATATATCCAAAAAAACACCTGGCGCTTTAGCCATCCAGCTGACAGTCGATCTGGACAAAGAACTGATGAAC is a window encoding:
- a CDS encoding rhodanese-like domain-containing protein: MDRRSRVSLEWIILIVLIAAIIGYSVFTYFYQRKILKTLTEEEFRAGYRKAQLIDIREPNEFEGGHIWGARNIPLSQMRHRYKEIRKDQPVYLYCQNTTRSGRAAQQLKKKGYSDLYMLKGGFRSWTGKIKKK
- a CDS encoding biotin/lipoate A/B protein ligase family protein, which translates into the protein MEKEKWRFIDSGNCSPSFNMALDEALLDWHSEGKIPPVIRFYGWDPATLSIGYFQKAEKEINFEAVKRHGLGFVRRPTGGRGVLHDQELTYSVIVTEEHPEMPGSVTEAYRVISEGILEGFRNLGLDAYFAIPRTEEEKQGLKNPRSSVCFDAPSWYELVVEGRKVAGSAQTRQKGVILQHGSILLDLDEDKLFDLFNYPSERVKDRMRKNFSSKAVAANDLRETPVTMQEARAAFKQGFESGLNIELVPYELTDEEYVYVQNLAKSKYESDEWNFKR
- a CDS encoding vitamin B12-dependent ribonucleotide reductase gives rise to the protein MPVSLAEKMKLDREKLNKDITLFPQVHPVTEDMNITHKGVSRLVMLDRYTFKDTEKVTLSKGDFVVLTIKEDPKFPARGLGYILHLDWSSKTATVLVEEEYRHSLDKPEEIETGVIVRSLDVIEKPLEVFYEQIAKRNATGLASVEETTEKRQEWFEKFYQELVSMNFVPAGRVLYGAGAGTDVTYFNCYVMPFVQDSREGISEHRKQVMEIMSRGGGVGTNGSTLRPRNALARGVNGKSSGSVSWLDDIAKLTHLVEQGGSRRGAQMIMLADWHPDIVEFIISKMQNPRILRYLIENTKDESIKRAAQEKLKFTPFTQAEQDMYQGIVNYKAIPGNGGFSDKVMKDAETKLKTGGQYSVHNSEFLTGANISICLTNDFMKAVELDQDYDLRFPDVESYSKEEMKVYNEEWHKSGDVREWEAKGFKVRTYRKIKAKELWNLVNICATYSAEPGIFFIDNANDMTNAKAYGQKVVATNPCGEQPLAPFSVCNLAAVNLAEMADKTSKTVNFDKLRKTVETGVRMQDNVIDATPYFLEENKKQALGERRVGLGVMGLHDLLIYCETEYGTEEGNALVDKVFETIATTAYRASVELAKEKGSFPFLTGSREAETMELRRKFTETGYMKKMPEDLREEIEKYGIRNSHLLTVAPTGSTGTMVGVSTGLEPYFSFSYFRSGRLGKFIEVKADIVQEYLDRNPAADSNNLPHWFISAMELSPEAHADAQCVIQRWIDSSISKTVNAPKGYSVEQVEAVYERLYKGGAKGGTVYVDGSRDSQVLTLKAEENTFDDVSEETPKEKGKVVLVDTINALRSTDVTIGNEVGNTCPVCREGTVEDLGGCNTCTSCGAQLKCGL
- the gcvPA gene encoding aminomethyl-transferring glycine dehydrogenase subunit GcvPA, which gives rise to MKHRYLPMTEQDQKEMLNAIGVETIDDLFEDIPGQVRFNREYKIKPAKSETELLKELSSLAAKNKDLRQNVSFLGAGVYDHYMPVIVDHVISRSEFYTAYTPYQPEISQGELQAIFEFQTMICELTGMDVANSSMYDGGTALAEAAMLAAGQTKKKKILVSEAVNPESKDVLRTYAKGQYIEVIEVPASKGTTDLAALEKEMGDDVAAVIVQYPNFYGQVEPLKDIEPIAHQGKSMMIVSSNPLALGILTPPGALGADIVVGDAQVFGIPTAFGGPHCGYFAVTNKLMRKVPGRLVGQTVDEDGQRGFVLTLQAREQHIRRDKATSNICSNQALNALAASVAMTALGKKGVKEMALQNLQKANYAKNRFKEAGLEIAFEGPIFNEFAVKLKKPVKEANAKLIQSGIIGGYDLGLTNPALNNHMLVAVTELRTKEEIDQLVNELGDRHE
- the gcvT gene encoding glycine cleavage system aminomethyltransferase GcvT, translated to MSQLKRTPLFEVYKQSGGKTIDFGGWELPVQFSSIKEEHHAVRSKAGLFDVSHMGEVSIKGKGSLPFLQRLMTNDVSLLKAGGAQYTAMCYEDGGTVDDLLVYKKADDDYLAVINASNIEKDLEWMRKHADGEVVITDVSDETALLAFQGPLAEEILQSLTEENLQDIRFFKFKDQVTIAGVSVLVSRTGYTGEDGFELYCRAADAEVLWSSILEAGEDLGALPCGLGARDTLRFESNLPLYGQELSQTITPIEAGIGFAVKPNKEAEFIGKEVLKEQKENGAPRKLTGIEMVDKGIPRHGYPVYKNGAQIGMVTTGTQSPTLKKNIGLALLLAECCEPGTEVYVEIRGKQLKAKVVSTPFYKRPRG
- a CDS encoding DUF4385 domain-containing protein yields the protein MAFDYEMDFEHTDFRKEPEKYRVGRGEQGVLMVEPYKSEILPHWRFKTPDIARESSEKIYALYLEYKEKGDFPGMDMARKFLQMGYTRSRRYANYKGGRKYSKEGKVKERSINEEKAESAAIFEEKWKQVRADQDYLKLKKEHQQKYG
- a CDS encoding SNF2-related protein; this translates as MKRFTSFNVPIHYDNKWEDEMMDRMETDGPWANWELFKLSSEIQLHTAVPEFEGLQAPKHLPDFQPLPHQLEVAKTVVEKMNGKAILADEVGLGKTIEAGLILKEYMIRGLVKKALILVPASLVSQWARELNQKFYIPAVEQKKSYVWEQCDVVVSSIDTAKRNPHRDIVLNQLYDLVIIDEAHKLKNSKTKNYEFVLNLKKKYCLLLTATPIQNRIEEIFNLVSLLKPGHLGNEAYFTEVFSAKNRSVEYHEHLRELINKVMLRNRRGDTGIDWPKRIVETVPIEFSETEQHLYDQITAVKTSLPGGVNTFSIMTLQREACSSRESVYMTLKKMLDRPEEDGSPIPVPVIHQLLKAVDEVTQNSKAEKVLEIIQKINDKVIIFTEYRATQMYLQWYLKQHGISSVPFRGGFKRGKKDWMKDLFKGNIQVLIATEAGGEGINLQFCNQIINYDLPWNPMRLEQRIGRIHRLGQERDVHIYNLSTRNTVEEHILKLLYEKINLFEKVIGQLDEILTRLEITNFEEHLQDILFHSSTEGEMKIKMENLTSILDFGQQETEEKKVSGDIL
- the gcvPB gene encoding aminomethyl-transferring glycine dehydrogenase subunit GcvPB; this translates as MNKQDQALIFELTKPGRTGYSLPELDVPEMKLEDLLPAEYRRESEPELPEVSELDIMRHYTALSKRNHGVDSGFYPLGSCTMKYNPKINENVARMAGLAHIHPLQEEETVQGAMELLFDLQEHLKEITGMDEVTLQPAAGAHGEWTGLMMIRAFHEANGDLERTKVIVPDSAHGTNPASATVAGFETVTVKSDETGLVDLEDLRRVVGSDTAALMLTNPNTLGLFEENIQEMAEIVHGAGGKLYYDGANLNAVLSKARPGDMGFDVVHLNLHKTFTGPHGGGGPGSGPVGVKSDLIRFLPKPVLVKEKESYHFDYNRPDSIGRVKPFYGNFGINVRAYTYIRTMGPDGLKAVTEFAVLNANYMMRRLAPHYDLPFDKHCKHEFVLSGKRQKKLGVRTLDIAKRLLDFGYHPPTIYFPLNVEECIMIEPTETESKETLDAFIEAMIQIAREAEENPEIVQEAPHTTVIKRLDETLAARKPVLKYEKKEPVTN